In the Theobroma cacao cultivar B97-61/B2 chromosome 1, Criollo_cocoa_genome_V2, whole genome shotgun sequence genome, one interval contains:
- the LOC18613653 gene encoding heparan-alpha-glucosaminide N-acetyltransferase isoform X8 — MSTLITIAEEQRQPLLLDPSPDGNEEEIAASSSSNGPDAPKLTLDDSNQRLLSLDVFRGLTVALMILVDDAGGAFPSINHAPWFGVTIADFVMPFFLFCVGVSISLVFKKSSSKTLATKKVILRTIKLFLLGLFLQGGYFHGRDNLTYGVDVVKIRWLGVLQSALQIQTACRGSPTVHCLCCPWGLAIGIVFGWAACWPASLSAWPCGVAYLPACCLACLHGWPVSLAPPVQQRGFSSEPSHLVHPRALCMQRISIGYLLASISEIWLVYNVVVDCPTAFVRKYHVQWIVAALLLSFYMCLLYGLYVPNWEFQAPSLNLSTNGSHTQIVHCGVRGSLEPPCNAVGYIDQYFLGEQHLYQRPVYRRTKECSVNSPDYGPLPPDSPEWCLAPFDPEGILSSLMAVLTCFVGLHFGHVLLHYKGQMQRALLWSMSSFLLLVSGFGLEMLGVTGIPLSKPLYTLSYMCITAGASGLFLTIIFYILFDCI; from the exons ATGTCAACTCTAATCACGATAGCGGAAGAACAACGACAACCTCTTCTTCTCGATCCTTCCCCTGACGGAAACGAAGAAGAGATCGCCGCTTCCTCATCATCGAACGGACCAGATGCCCCTAAACTTACTCTCGACGACTCTAATCAACGGCTCCTATCTCTCGACGTATTCCGTGGCCTCACCGTCGCG TTGATGATTTTGGTTGATGATGCTGGAGGGGCTTTTCCATCTATCAATCACGCTCCATGGTTTGGTGTGACAATCGCCGATTTCGTGAtgcccttttttcttttttgtgttgGGGTCTCTATTAGCCTTGTATTTAAG AAATCTTCTAGCAAAACATTGGCTACAAAGAAAGTTATATTGAGGACGATCAAACTTTTCCTTCTGGGCTTGTTTCTACAAG GCGGGTATTTTCATGGGCGTGACAATTTAACATATGGAGTTGATGTGGTCAAGATACGATGGCTAGGTGTACTACAG TCTGCTCTGCAAATTCAAACTGCCTGCAGAGGCTCTCCCACAGTGCACTGCCTGTGCTGCCCCTGGGGACTGGCTATTGGAATTGTGTTTGGCTGGGCTGCCTGCTGGCCTGCTAGTCTGTCTGCCTGGCCTTGCGGGGTGGCCTATCTGCCTGCATGCTGCCTGGCCTGCCTGCATGGGTGGCCTGTCTCCTTGGCACCTCCTGTCCAGCAAAGGGGGTTTTCATCTGAACCAAGCCACCTTGTGCACCCCCGAGCCCTCTGCATGCAG AGGATATCAATTGGATATCTGCTGGCTTCAATATCAGAAATCTGGCTTGTTTACAATGTTGTGGTTGACTGTCCAACAGCATTTGTTAGGAAATATCATGTTCAGTG GATTGTTGCTGCCCtactattatcattttacatGTGCTTGCTCTATGGCCTTTATGTTCCAAACTGGGAATTTCAAGCTCCAAGCCTGAATCTGTCCACTAATGGATCCCATACTCAAATT GTGCACTGTGGAGTCAGGGGGAGCCTTGAACCTCCATGCAATGCAGTTGGCTACATCGATCAGTATTTTCTGGGTGAACAGCATCTATATCAACGTCCTGTTTATAGAAGAACAAAG GAATGCAGTGTCAATTCTCCTGACTATGGGCCTCTGCCACCGGATTCACCTGAATGGTGCCTTGCACCCTTTGACCCTGAGGGCATTTTAAG TTCATTAATGGCTGTCCTCACTTGTTTTGTGGGATTGCATTTTGGACATGTACTTCTGCATTATAAG GGACAAATGCAGAGAGCACTTTTATGGTCCATGTCTTCCTTTCTGTTGCTAGTTTCAGGATTTGGATTAGAGATGCTAG GTGTAACAGGCATTCCTCTCTCCAAACCACTGTACACATTGAGCTATATGTGCATCACTGCTGGAGCATCAGGCTTGTTCTTAACCATTATCTTCTACATA TTGTTTGATTGTATTTGA
- the LOC18613653 gene encoding uncharacterized protein LOC18613653 isoform X7: MSTLITIAEEQRQPLLLDPSPDGNEEEIAASSSSNGPDAPKLTLDDSNQRLLSLDVFRGLTVALMILVDDAGGAFPSINHAPWFGVTIADFVMPFFLFCVGVSISLVFKKSSSKTLATKKVILRTIKLFLLGLFLQGGYFHGRDNLTYGVDVVKIRWLGVLQSALQIQTACRGSPTVHCLCCPWGLAIGIVFGWAACWPASLSAWPCGVAYLPACCLACLHGWPVSLAPPVQQRGFSSEPSHLVHPRALCMQRISIGYLLASISEIWLVYNVVVDCPTAFVRKYHVQWIVAALLLSFYMCLLYGLYVPNWEFQAPSLNLSTNGSHTQIVHCGVRGSLEPPCNAVGYIDQYFLGEQHLYQRPVYRRTKECSVNSPDYGPLPPDSPEWCLAPFDPEGILSSLMAVLTCFVGLHFGHVLLHYKGQMQRALLWSMSSFLLLVSGFGLEMLVCFVQLMAGRCNRHSSLQTTVHIELYVHHCWSIRLVLNHYLLHIV; the protein is encoded by the exons ATGTCAACTCTAATCACGATAGCGGAAGAACAACGACAACCTCTTCTTCTCGATCCTTCCCCTGACGGAAACGAAGAAGAGATCGCCGCTTCCTCATCATCGAACGGACCAGATGCCCCTAAACTTACTCTCGACGACTCTAATCAACGGCTCCTATCTCTCGACGTATTCCGTGGCCTCACCGTCGCG TTGATGATTTTGGTTGATGATGCTGGAGGGGCTTTTCCATCTATCAATCACGCTCCATGGTTTGGTGTGACAATCGCCGATTTCGTGAtgcccttttttcttttttgtgttgGGGTCTCTATTAGCCTTGTATTTAAG AAATCTTCTAGCAAAACATTGGCTACAAAGAAAGTTATATTGAGGACGATCAAACTTTTCCTTCTGGGCTTGTTTCTACAAG GCGGGTATTTTCATGGGCGTGACAATTTAACATATGGAGTTGATGTGGTCAAGATACGATGGCTAGGTGTACTACAG TCTGCTCTGCAAATTCAAACTGCCTGCAGAGGCTCTCCCACAGTGCACTGCCTGTGCTGCCCCTGGGGACTGGCTATTGGAATTGTGTTTGGCTGGGCTGCCTGCTGGCCTGCTAGTCTGTCTGCCTGGCCTTGCGGGGTGGCCTATCTGCCTGCATGCTGCCTGGCCTGCCTGCATGGGTGGCCTGTCTCCTTGGCACCTCCTGTCCAGCAAAGGGGGTTTTCATCTGAACCAAGCCACCTTGTGCACCCCCGAGCCCTCTGCATGCAG AGGATATCAATTGGATATCTGCTGGCTTCAATATCAGAAATCTGGCTTGTTTACAATGTTGTGGTTGACTGTCCAACAGCATTTGTTAGGAAATATCATGTTCAGTG GATTGTTGCTGCCCtactattatcattttacatGTGCTTGCTCTATGGCCTTTATGTTCCAAACTGGGAATTTCAAGCTCCAAGCCTGAATCTGTCCACTAATGGATCCCATACTCAAATT GTGCACTGTGGAGTCAGGGGGAGCCTTGAACCTCCATGCAATGCAGTTGGCTACATCGATCAGTATTTTCTGGGTGAACAGCATCTATATCAACGTCCTGTTTATAGAAGAACAAAG GAATGCAGTGTCAATTCTCCTGACTATGGGCCTCTGCCACCGGATTCACCTGAATGGTGCCTTGCACCCTTTGACCCTGAGGGCATTTTAAG TTCATTAATGGCTGTCCTCACTTGTTTTGTGGGATTGCATTTTGGACATGTACTTCTGCATTATAAG GGACAAATGCAGAGAGCACTTTTATGGTCCATGTCTTCCTTTCTGTTGCTAGTTTCAGGATTTGGATTAGAGATGCTAG TTTGTTTTGTACAATTGATGGCTGGTAGGTGTAACAGGCATTCCTCTCTCCAAACCACTGTACACATTGAGCTATATGTGCATCACTGCTGGAGCATCAGGCTTGTTCTTAACCATTATCTTCTACATA TTGTTTGA
- the LOC18613653 gene encoding heparan-alpha-glucosaminide N-acetyltransferase isoform X2 has product MSTLITIAEEQRQPLLLDPSPDGNEEEIAASSSSNGPDAPKLTLDDSNQRLLSLDVFRGLTVALMILVDDAGGAFPSINHAPWFGVTIADFVMPFFLFCVGVSISLVFKKSSSKTLATKKVILRTIKLFLLGLFLQGGYFHGRDNLTYGVDVVKIRWLGVLQSALQIQTACRGSPTVHCLCCPWGLAIGIVFGWAACWPASLSAWPCGVAYLPACCLACLHGWPVSLAPPVQQRGFSSEPSHLVHPRALCMQRISIGYLLASISEIWLVYNVVVDCPTAFVRKYHVQWIVAALLLSFYMCLLYGLYVPNWEFQAPSLNLSTNGSHTQIVHCGVRGSLEPPCNAVGYIDQYFLGEQHLYQRPVYRRTKECSVNSPDYGPLPPDSPEWCLAPFDPEGILSSLMAVLTCFVGLHFGHVLLHYKGQMQRALLWSMSSFLLLVSGFGLEMLGVTGIPLSKPLYTLSYMCITAGASGLFLTIIFYIVDVKHFRKPVVLLQWMGMNALIVYALAACDIFPAAVQGFYWRSPENNLVDGMESLLQAMLHSSKWGTLVFVLLQILFWCLVAGFLHMKGIYIKL; this is encoded by the exons ATGTCAACTCTAATCACGATAGCGGAAGAACAACGACAACCTCTTCTTCTCGATCCTTCCCCTGACGGAAACGAAGAAGAGATCGCCGCTTCCTCATCATCGAACGGACCAGATGCCCCTAAACTTACTCTCGACGACTCTAATCAACGGCTCCTATCTCTCGACGTATTCCGTGGCCTCACCGTCGCG TTGATGATTTTGGTTGATGATGCTGGAGGGGCTTTTCCATCTATCAATCACGCTCCATGGTTTGGTGTGACAATCGCCGATTTCGTGAtgcccttttttcttttttgtgttgGGGTCTCTATTAGCCTTGTATTTAAG AAATCTTCTAGCAAAACATTGGCTACAAAGAAAGTTATATTGAGGACGATCAAACTTTTCCTTCTGGGCTTGTTTCTACAAG GCGGGTATTTTCATGGGCGTGACAATTTAACATATGGAGTTGATGTGGTCAAGATACGATGGCTAGGTGTACTACAG TCTGCTCTGCAAATTCAAACTGCCTGCAGAGGCTCTCCCACAGTGCACTGCCTGTGCTGCCCCTGGGGACTGGCTATTGGAATTGTGTTTGGCTGGGCTGCCTGCTGGCCTGCTAGTCTGTCTGCCTGGCCTTGCGGGGTGGCCTATCTGCCTGCATGCTGCCTGGCCTGCCTGCATGGGTGGCCTGTCTCCTTGGCACCTCCTGTCCAGCAAAGGGGGTTTTCATCTGAACCAAGCCACCTTGTGCACCCCCGAGCCCTCTGCATGCAG AGGATATCAATTGGATATCTGCTGGCTTCAATATCAGAAATCTGGCTTGTTTACAATGTTGTGGTTGACTGTCCAACAGCATTTGTTAGGAAATATCATGTTCAGTG GATTGTTGCTGCCCtactattatcattttacatGTGCTTGCTCTATGGCCTTTATGTTCCAAACTGGGAATTTCAAGCTCCAAGCCTGAATCTGTCCACTAATGGATCCCATACTCAAATT GTGCACTGTGGAGTCAGGGGGAGCCTTGAACCTCCATGCAATGCAGTTGGCTACATCGATCAGTATTTTCTGGGTGAACAGCATCTATATCAACGTCCTGTTTATAGAAGAACAAAG GAATGCAGTGTCAATTCTCCTGACTATGGGCCTCTGCCACCGGATTCACCTGAATGGTGCCTTGCACCCTTTGACCCTGAGGGCATTTTAAG TTCATTAATGGCTGTCCTCACTTGTTTTGTGGGATTGCATTTTGGACATGTACTTCTGCATTATAAG GGACAAATGCAGAGAGCACTTTTATGGTCCATGTCTTCCTTTCTGTTGCTAGTTTCAGGATTTGGATTAGAGATGCTAG GTGTAACAGGCATTCCTCTCTCCAAACCACTGTACACATTGAGCTATATGTGCATCACTGCTGGAGCATCAGGCTTGTTCTTAACCATTATCTTCTACATA GTAGATGTCAAACATTTTAGAAAGCCTGTGGTGTTACTTCAGTGGATGGGAATGAATGCTCTCATCGTATATGCTTTGGCTGCTTGTGACATTTTCCCAGCGGCTGTGCAAGGTTTCTATTGGCGTTCACCGGAAAATAACTTG GTTGATGGTATGGAATCATTGCTACAGGCCATGCTTCATTCAAGCAAGTGGGGTACCCTCGTATTTGTATTGCTCCAGATCTTATTTTGGTGTCTTGTTGCCGGTTTTCTCCACATGAAAggcatatatataaaactctag
- the LOC18613653 gene encoding heparan-alpha-glucosaminide N-acetyltransferase isoform X10, whose protein sequence is MSTLITIAEEQRQPLLLDPSPDGNEEEIAASSSSNGPDAPKLTLDDSNQRLLSLDVFRGLTVALMILVDDAGGAFPSINHAPWFGVTIADFVMPFFLFCVGVSISLVFKKSSSKTLATKKVILRTIKLFLLGLFLQGGYFHGRDNLTYGVDVVKIRWLGVLQRISIGYLLASISEIWLVYNVVVDCPTAFVRKYHVQWIVAALLLSFYMCLLYGLYVPNWEFQAPSLNLSTNGSHTQIVHCGVRGSLEPPCNAVGYIDQYFLGEQHLYQRPVYRRTKECSVNSPDYGPLPPDSPEWCLAPFDPEGILSSLMAVLTCFVGLHFGHVLLHYKGQMQRALLWSMSSFLLLVSGFGLEMLGIPLSKPLYTLSYMCITAGASGLFLTIIFYIVDVKHFRKPVVLLQWMGMNALIVYALAACDIFPAAVQGFYWRSPENNLVDGMESLLQAMLHSSKWGTLVFVLLQILFWCLVAGFLHMKGIYIKL, encoded by the exons ATGTCAACTCTAATCACGATAGCGGAAGAACAACGACAACCTCTTCTTCTCGATCCTTCCCCTGACGGAAACGAAGAAGAGATCGCCGCTTCCTCATCATCGAACGGACCAGATGCCCCTAAACTTACTCTCGACGACTCTAATCAACGGCTCCTATCTCTCGACGTATTCCGTGGCCTCACCGTCGCG TTGATGATTTTGGTTGATGATGCTGGAGGGGCTTTTCCATCTATCAATCACGCTCCATGGTTTGGTGTGACAATCGCCGATTTCGTGAtgcccttttttcttttttgtgttgGGGTCTCTATTAGCCTTGTATTTAAG AAATCTTCTAGCAAAACATTGGCTACAAAGAAAGTTATATTGAGGACGATCAAACTTTTCCTTCTGGGCTTGTTTCTACAAG GCGGGTATTTTCATGGGCGTGACAATTTAACATATGGAGTTGATGTGGTCAAGATACGATGGCTAGGTGTACTACAG AGGATATCAATTGGATATCTGCTGGCTTCAATATCAGAAATCTGGCTTGTTTACAATGTTGTGGTTGACTGTCCAACAGCATTTGTTAGGAAATATCATGTTCAGTG GATTGTTGCTGCCCtactattatcattttacatGTGCTTGCTCTATGGCCTTTATGTTCCAAACTGGGAATTTCAAGCTCCAAGCCTGAATCTGTCCACTAATGGATCCCATACTCAAATT GTGCACTGTGGAGTCAGGGGGAGCCTTGAACCTCCATGCAATGCAGTTGGCTACATCGATCAGTATTTTCTGGGTGAACAGCATCTATATCAACGTCCTGTTTATAGAAGAACAAAG GAATGCAGTGTCAATTCTCCTGACTATGGGCCTCTGCCACCGGATTCACCTGAATGGTGCCTTGCACCCTTTGACCCTGAGGGCATTTTAAG TTCATTAATGGCTGTCCTCACTTGTTTTGTGGGATTGCATTTTGGACATGTACTTCTGCATTATAAG GGACAAATGCAGAGAGCACTTTTATGGTCCATGTCTTCCTTTCTGTTGCTAGTTTCAGGATTTGGATTAGAGATGCTAG GCATTCCTCTCTCCAAACCACTGTACACATTGAGCTATATGTGCATCACTGCTGGAGCATCAGGCTTGTTCTTAACCATTATCTTCTACATA GTAGATGTCAAACATTTTAGAAAGCCTGTGGTGTTACTTCAGTGGATGGGAATGAATGCTCTCATCGTATATGCTTTGGCTGCTTGTGACATTTTCCCAGCGGCTGTGCAAGGTTTCTATTGGCGTTCACCGGAAAATAACTTG GTTGATGGTATGGAATCATTGCTACAGGCCATGCTTCATTCAAGCAAGTGGGGTACCCTCGTATTTGTATTGCTCCAGATCTTATTTTGGTGTCTTGTTGCCGGTTTTCTCCACATGAAAggcatatatataaaactctag
- the LOC18613653 gene encoding heparan-alpha-glucosaminide N-acetyltransferase isoform X3, which produces MSTLITIAEEQRQPLLLDPSPDGNEEEIAASSSSNGPDAPKLTLDDSNQRLLSLDVFRGLTVALMILVDDAGGAFPSINHAPWFGVTIADFVMPFFLFCVGVSISLVFKKSSSKTLATKKVILRTIKLFLLGLFLQGGYFHGRDNLTYGVDVVKIRWLGVLQSALQIQTACRGSPTVHCLCCPWGLAIGIVFGWAACWPASLSAWPCGVAYLPACCLACLHGWPVSLAPPVQQRGFSSEPSHLVHPRALCMQRISIGYLLASISEIWLVYNVVVDCPTAFVRKYHVQWIVAALLLSFYMCLLYGLYVPNWEFQAPSLNLSTNGSHTQIVHCGVRGSLEPPCNAVGYIDQYFLGEQHLYQRPVYRRTKECSVNSPDYGPLPPDSPEWCLAPFDPEGILSSLMAVLTCFVGLHFGHVLLHYKGQMQRALLWSMSSFLLLVSGFGLEMLGIPLSKPLYTLSYMCITAGASGLFLTIIFYIVDVKHFRKPVVLLQWMGMNALIVYALAACDIFPAAVQGFYWRSPENNLVDGMESLLQAMLHSSKWGTLVFVLLQILFWCLVAGFLHMKGIYIKL; this is translated from the exons ATGTCAACTCTAATCACGATAGCGGAAGAACAACGACAACCTCTTCTTCTCGATCCTTCCCCTGACGGAAACGAAGAAGAGATCGCCGCTTCCTCATCATCGAACGGACCAGATGCCCCTAAACTTACTCTCGACGACTCTAATCAACGGCTCCTATCTCTCGACGTATTCCGTGGCCTCACCGTCGCG TTGATGATTTTGGTTGATGATGCTGGAGGGGCTTTTCCATCTATCAATCACGCTCCATGGTTTGGTGTGACAATCGCCGATTTCGTGAtgcccttttttcttttttgtgttgGGGTCTCTATTAGCCTTGTATTTAAG AAATCTTCTAGCAAAACATTGGCTACAAAGAAAGTTATATTGAGGACGATCAAACTTTTCCTTCTGGGCTTGTTTCTACAAG GCGGGTATTTTCATGGGCGTGACAATTTAACATATGGAGTTGATGTGGTCAAGATACGATGGCTAGGTGTACTACAG TCTGCTCTGCAAATTCAAACTGCCTGCAGAGGCTCTCCCACAGTGCACTGCCTGTGCTGCCCCTGGGGACTGGCTATTGGAATTGTGTTTGGCTGGGCTGCCTGCTGGCCTGCTAGTCTGTCTGCCTGGCCTTGCGGGGTGGCCTATCTGCCTGCATGCTGCCTGGCCTGCCTGCATGGGTGGCCTGTCTCCTTGGCACCTCCTGTCCAGCAAAGGGGGTTTTCATCTGAACCAAGCCACCTTGTGCACCCCCGAGCCCTCTGCATGCAG AGGATATCAATTGGATATCTGCTGGCTTCAATATCAGAAATCTGGCTTGTTTACAATGTTGTGGTTGACTGTCCAACAGCATTTGTTAGGAAATATCATGTTCAGTG GATTGTTGCTGCCCtactattatcattttacatGTGCTTGCTCTATGGCCTTTATGTTCCAAACTGGGAATTTCAAGCTCCAAGCCTGAATCTGTCCACTAATGGATCCCATACTCAAATT GTGCACTGTGGAGTCAGGGGGAGCCTTGAACCTCCATGCAATGCAGTTGGCTACATCGATCAGTATTTTCTGGGTGAACAGCATCTATATCAACGTCCTGTTTATAGAAGAACAAAG GAATGCAGTGTCAATTCTCCTGACTATGGGCCTCTGCCACCGGATTCACCTGAATGGTGCCTTGCACCCTTTGACCCTGAGGGCATTTTAAG TTCATTAATGGCTGTCCTCACTTGTTTTGTGGGATTGCATTTTGGACATGTACTTCTGCATTATAAG GGACAAATGCAGAGAGCACTTTTATGGTCCATGTCTTCCTTTCTGTTGCTAGTTTCAGGATTTGGATTAGAGATGCTAG GCATTCCTCTCTCCAAACCACTGTACACATTGAGCTATATGTGCATCACTGCTGGAGCATCAGGCTTGTTCTTAACCATTATCTTCTACATA GTAGATGTCAAACATTTTAGAAAGCCTGTGGTGTTACTTCAGTGGATGGGAATGAATGCTCTCATCGTATATGCTTTGGCTGCTTGTGACATTTTCCCAGCGGCTGTGCAAGGTTTCTATTGGCGTTCACCGGAAAATAACTTG GTTGATGGTATGGAATCATTGCTACAGGCCATGCTTCATTCAAGCAAGTGGGGTACCCTCGTATTTGTATTGCTCCAGATCTTATTTTGGTGTCTTGTTGCCGGTTTTCTCCACATGAAAggcatatatataaaactctag